In Mugil cephalus isolate CIBA_MC_2020 chromosome 20, CIBA_Mcephalus_1.1, whole genome shotgun sequence, the following are encoded in one genomic region:
- the kcna7 gene encoding potassium voltage-gated channel subfamily A member 1 → MDNQDKDGGIDGGGGEPKDKQKAEEVSDENKRTKDKNNKMEKESGEKEPRAEARRENRRQCHWRNGWALSERLAINVSGMRYETQLRTLAQFPDSLLGDPRRRLRYFDPLRNELFLDRNRVCFDSILYFYQSGGRLRRPANIPLDMFLEELRFYELGEEIIERFKADEGFAKEEERPLPAKKWQQRIWMLFEYPESSSGARIIAIISVMVIVLSILIFCLETLPEFRYEKERREQSITITHNNLNETITVPSGFTPFHDPFFIVETICICWFSFELIMRFISAPSKVHFFKDIMNIIDFFAIMPYFVTLGTELAKDKGSQPSVSLALIRVIRLVRVFRIFKLSRHSKGLQILGQTLKASLRELALLIFFLFIGVILFSSAVYFAEVDSPGTLFTSIPEAFWWAVVSMTTVGYGDMCPGTVGGKLVGSMCAIAGVLTISLPVPVIVSNFSYFYHRGMECEDTREYHHITTSLWEKDRGDDEEEDDEEGMDEEPEYIADYAPLYEQNRPVCPLLNRSLLAGLCSGQATGDQRGINFYLKEPLVTQV, encoded by the exons ATGGATAATCAAGACAAGGATGGTGGGAtagatggaggagggggggagccaaaagacaaacaaaaagctgagGAGGTTAGTGATGAAAACAAGCGGACCAAAGACAAGAATAAcaagatggagaaggagagcgGTGAGAAGGAGCCGAGGGCGGAGGCCAGGAGGGAGAACCGTCGGCAGTGTCACTGGAGGAATGGCTGGGCTCTGTCTGAACGCCTGGCCATCAATGTGTCAGGGATGCGTTATGAAACCCAGCTCCGCACTCTTGCTCAGTTCCCCGACTCCCTGCTGGGTGACCCCCGCCGCCGCCTTCGCTACTTTGACCCCTTGCGAAATGAACTCTTCCTGGACAGAAACCGAGTCTGCTTCGATTCCATCCTCTACTTCTACCAGTCAGGTGGGAGGCTGCGGAGGCCAGCCAACATCCCCCTGGACATGTTCCTGGAGGAGCTGCGCTTCTACGAGCTCGGGGAGGAGATCATCGAACGCTTCAAGGCCGACGAAGGCTTtgccaaggaggaggagaggcctTTACCCGCCAAAAAGTGGCAGCAGCGCATCTGGATGCTGTTTGAGTATCCGGAGTCGTCCAGTGGAGCCCGCATCATCGCTATCATCAGCGTCATGGTCATTGTGCTCTCCATTCTAATCTTTTGTCTGGAGACTCTGCCTGAGTTCAGATATGAGAAGGAACGGAGAGAG caGTCCATTACTATCACTCACAACAACCTGAATGAAACCATCACGGTCCCATCTGGGTTCACTCCTTTCCACGACCCATTCTTCATAGTAGAGACGATCTGCATCTGCTGGTTCTCCTTTGAACTCATCATGCGCTTCATCAGCGCTCCGAGCAAGGTGCACTTCTTCAAGGACATCATGAACATCATCGACTTCTTTGCCATCATGCCTTATTTTGTCACGCTGGGCACGGAGCTGGCAAAGGACAAAGGCTCGCAGCCGTCAGTGTCCCTGGCCCTCATCAGGGTCATCAGGCTGGTGAGAGTCTTCAGGATCTTCAAGCTCTCTCGTCACTCCAAAGGCCTCCAGATCCTGGGCCAGACGCTGAAGGCCAGCCTGCGAGAGCTTGCCCtgctcatcttcttcctcttcattggCGTCATCCTCTTTTCCAGTGCTGTCTACTTTGCTGAGGTGGACAGTCCTGGCACGCTCTTTACCAGCATACCTGAGGCTTTCTGGTGGGCCGTGGTGTCCATGACGACTGTCGGCTACGGGGACATGTGTCCAGGGACCGTTGGAGGAAAGTTGGTGGGATCCATGTGCGCAATCGCCGGCGTGCTCACCATCTCTCTGCCCGTGCCTGTCATTGTGTCCAACTTCAGCTACTTCTACCACAGAGGGATGGAGTGTGAGGACACTAGGGAGTACCACCATATCACAACGTCGCTCTGGGAAAAGGACAGAGGGGACGACGAAGAGGAAGACGATGAGGAAGGAATGGATGAGGAACCTGAATACATTGCAGATTACGCTCCCTTGTATGAGCAGAACAGGCCTGTCTGCCCTCTGCTCAACAGGAGTCTGCTGGCTGGGCTTTGTTCCGGACAGGCAACTGGTGATCAGAGAGGGATAAACTTCTACCTTAAAGAACCTCTGGTCACTCAGGTCTGA
- the LOC124998265 gene encoding branched-chain-amino-acid aminotransferase, cytosolic-like yields the protein MSLRYLNKVAIVTGGSKGIGRGVVKVFVENGAKVVFCAKADGAGEALEAELNAAAPGSCRFVACDVSKEEDIKKLITATVELYGHIDCLVNNAGCHPPHKPTDDTTAEEFRDLLNLNLVSYFLASKYALPYLRQRQGNIINVSSLVGTIGQKDAAPYVATKGAIISMTKAMAVDESRYNVRVNCISPSNVMTPMWEELAGQTPDAAATIKIGENAQALHGRLVQALPFSFGSLRFTSSFKAADLCIERNTACKPKPEPSTLVFGKQFSDHMLTINWSEKEGWEAPQIKPFQNLSLHPASSALHYSVELFEGMKAFRGADNRIRLFRPMLNMERMHRSAERSCLPLFDKSEMLECIRKLVEVDQEWVPYSQEASLYIRPTFIGTEPSLGVSRAGKAMIFVIIGPVGPYFTTGSFSPVSLLADPSFVRAWSGGVGAYKMGGNYGPTIAVQHEAVKRGCQQVLWLYGEKEEITEVGTMNLFIYWTNEKGEKELLTPPLDGIILPGVTRQSLLDLAKSWGEFKVTERTVGMKELLSALDAGRVLEVFGAGTACVVCPVGSLLYKGKTYQIPTMQNGPDLAKRFHKELTDIQYGRKPSDWAPFVI from the exons ATGTCCCTCCGCTACCTCAACAAAGTTGCTATTGTCACCGGAGGATCCAAAGGGATCGGCAGGGGGGTTGTCAAAGTGTTCG tggAAAACGGTGCTAAAGTGGTGTTTTGCGCAAAAGCAG ACGGAGCAGGTGAAGCCCTGGAGGCGGAGCTAAACGCAGCAGCGCCGGGCTCATGCAGATTTGTGGCGTGTGACGTCTCTAAGGAGGAGGACATCAAG AAACTGATCACAGCCACAGTGGAGCTGTACGGACACATCGACTGTCTGGTCAACAACGCAGGCTGCC ACCCTCCTCACAAACCTACAGACGACACCACGGCGGAGGAGTTCAGAGACCTGCTGAATCTCAACCTCGTCAGCTACTTCTTGGCTTCGAAA tATGCGTTACCATATCTACGACAGCGTCAGGGAAACATCATCAATGTTTCCAGTCTTGTGGGCACCATCGGCCAGAAAGATGCTGCACCCTATGTCGCCACCAAG GGGGCGATCATTTCCATGACAAAGGCGATGGCCGTGGATGAGAGTCGTTACAATGTGAGAGTGAACTG CATCTCTCCAAGTAATGTGATGACACCAATGTGGGAAGAACTAGCAGGACAGACACCAGATGCTGCAGCAACTATTAAAATAGGAGAGAATGCTCAG GCACTCCATGGACGACTGGTTCAGGCCCTCCCTTTTTCCTTTGGTTCACTACGATTCACCAGCTCCTTTAAG GCGGCAGATCTCTGCATTGAACGCAACACAGCATGCAAGCCGAAGCCCGAGCCCTCCACCTTGGTGTTTGGCAAACAGTTCTCCGACCACATGTTGACCATCAACTGGTCGGAGAAGGAAGGCTGGGAGGCTCCTCAGATCAAACCTTTCCAGAACCTGTCGCTGCACCCTGCCTCCTCTGCCCTTCACTACTCCGTAGAG CTGTTTGAGGGCATGAAGGCCTTCCGTGGGGCTGACAACCGCATCCGTCTGTTTCGGCCAATGCTGAACATGGAGAGGATGCATCGCAGCGCAGAAAGAAGCTGTCTTCCT TTGTTTGATAAATCTGAAATGCTGGAGTGCATTAGGAAGTTGGTGGAGGTGGACCAGGAGTGGGTCCCCTACTCCCAGGAAGCCAGCCTCTACATCAGACCCACGTTCATTGGAACTGAG CCGTCTCTTGGTGTGTCTCGGGCAGGAAAAGCTATGATCTTTGTCATCATTGGCCCAGTAGGACCATACTTTACGACAGGGTCCTTCAGTCCAGTTTCTTTGCTGGCAGACCCTTCATTTGTCAGAGCATGGTCAGGAGGTGTGGGGGCCTACAAGATGGGAGG TAACTACGGTCCTACAATAGCGGTGCAGCACGAGGCGGTGAAGCGAGGCTGTCAGCAGGTCCTGTGGCTGtacggagagaaggaggagatcaCCGAGGTCGGCACCATGAACCTCTTCATCTACTGGACCAACGAGAAAGGAG AGAAAGAGCTGCTGACACCTCCGCTGGATGGGATCATCCTGCCAGGAGTCACCAGACAGTCTCTGCTGGACTTGGCCAAATCTTGG GGTGAGTTTAAAGTGACGGAGCGCACCGTGGGCATGAAGGAGCTGCTCTCAGCTCTGGATGCTGGAAGAGTCCTGGAGGTGTTCGGAGCGGGGACAGCCTGCGTGGTCTGTCCTGTCGGCAGCCTCCTCTACAAAGGAAAG ACCTATCAGATCCCCACCATGCAGAATGGTCCCGACCTGGCGAAGAGGTTCCACAAAGAGCTTACTGATATTCAG TACGGACGGAAACCAAGTGACTGGGCGCCATTTGTCATTTAA